A genomic window from Ideonella sp. WA131b includes:
- a CDS encoding carboxypeptidase, with protein MPAIPAPRFDQFYRYPELTRLLQDYAAAAPMLVQLRSIGQSHEGREIWLVALTNQATGADTDKPAFWVDGNIHAAELTASTACLYWLHQLVSTYGSDERVHQLLDTRVVYMVPRLNPDGAELALADRPRHIRSSTRPYPHDEEPVEGLSIEDMDGDGRILSMRIPDPHGPYKKHPQEPRLMVAREPGEFGGEYFRIVPEGSLKAYDGVKITANPDREGLDLNRNFPAYWRQEFEQVGAGPYPTSEPEVRAMVEFVTAHPNIGAAVSFHTHSGVILRPMGTQADDDMTPEDLWIYQRLSDLGARLTGYPAISIWHDFKYHPKQVITGTQDWVYEHLGALFWTVEIWAPNKEAGITDYKWIEWYRDHPVEDDLKLLKWSDEQCGGQAHVDWYPYQHPQLGRVELGGWDRMNYWRNPPPPLREREAARFPGWLLQLGLSLPRLEVLRTEVSALGPDTWRVRLAVANAGYLPSYVSKRALERKTARGTVFRIQLPPGVTLVSGLEREVGAHLEGHAPKASLQAFLPHRELTADRAVCEWVVRGPRGAALALSATADRAGTVRTGVTLD; from the coding sequence ATGCCCGCCATCCCCGCGCCCCGCTTCGACCAGTTCTACCGCTACCCCGAACTCACGCGCCTGCTGCAGGACTACGCCGCCGCGGCGCCCATGCTGGTGCAGCTGCGGTCCATCGGCCAGAGCCACGAGGGCCGCGAGATCTGGCTCGTGGCCCTCACCAACCAGGCCACCGGCGCCGACACCGACAAGCCGGCGTTCTGGGTCGACGGCAACATCCACGCCGCCGAGCTCACGGCCAGCACGGCCTGCCTGTACTGGCTGCACCAGCTCGTCAGCACCTACGGCAGCGACGAGCGTGTGCACCAGCTGCTGGACACGCGCGTCGTCTACATGGTGCCGCGCCTGAACCCCGACGGCGCCGAGCTGGCCCTGGCCGACCGCCCGCGCCACATCCGCAGCAGCACCCGGCCCTACCCTCATGACGAAGAGCCGGTCGAGGGCCTCTCGATCGAGGACATGGACGGCGACGGCCGCATCCTCAGCATGCGCATCCCCGATCCGCACGGCCCCTACAAGAAGCACCCGCAGGAGCCGCGCCTGATGGTGGCGCGCGAGCCCGGCGAGTTCGGCGGGGAGTACTTCCGCATCGTGCCCGAGGGCAGCCTGAAGGCCTACGACGGCGTGAAGATCACCGCCAACCCCGACCGCGAGGGCCTGGACCTCAACCGCAACTTCCCCGCCTACTGGCGCCAGGAGTTCGAGCAGGTCGGCGCCGGCCCCTATCCCACCAGCGAGCCCGAGGTGCGGGCGATGGTGGAGTTCGTCACCGCGCACCCCAACATCGGCGCCGCGGTGAGCTTTCACACCCACAGCGGCGTGATCCTGCGCCCGATGGGCACGCAGGCCGACGACGACATGACGCCCGAGGACCTGTGGATCTACCAGCGCCTGTCCGATCTGGGCGCCAGGCTCACGGGCTACCCGGCCATCAGCATCTGGCACGACTTCAAGTACCACCCCAAGCAGGTCATCACGGGCACGCAAGACTGGGTCTACGAACACCTGGGCGCCCTGTTCTGGACGGTCGAGATCTGGGCCCCCAACAAGGAGGCCGGCATCACCGACTACAAGTGGATCGAGTGGTACCGCGATCACCCCGTCGAAGACGACCTCAAGCTGCTGAAGTGGAGCGACGAGCAGTGCGGCGGCCAGGCCCACGTCGACTGGTACCCGTACCAGCACCCGCAGCTGGGGCGGGTGGAGCTGGGGGGCTGGGATCGCATGAACTACTGGCGCAATCCGCCGCCACCGCTGCGCGAGCGCGAGGCCGCCCGTTTCCCGGGCTGGCTGCTGCAGCTGGGGCTGAGCCTGCCCAGGCTCGAGGTGCTGCGCACCGAGGTGAGCGCCCTGGGCCCCGACACCTGGCGGGTGCGCCTGGCGGTGGCCAACGCCGGTTACCTGCCCAGTTACGTGAGCAAGCGTGCGCTGGAGCGCAAGACGGCACGCGGCACCGTGTTCCGCATCCAGCTGCCGCCGGGCGTGACGCTCGTCAGCGGCCTGGAGCGTGAGGTCGGCGCGCACCTGGAGGGCCATGCCCCCAAGGCCAGCCTGCAGGCCTTTCTGCCCCATCGCGAACTCACGGCCGACCGCGCCGTGTGCGAGTGGGTCGTGCGCGGCCCCCGCGGCGCGGCCCTCGCGCTGAGCGCCACCGCCGACCGCGCCGGCACCGTGCGCACCGGGGTCACGCTCGACTGA
- a CDS encoding PAS domain-containing protein has translation MDRQDPGDVDDSWSSLFEFLPIGAYRSTPDGRQLRANPALVRLNGFESEAEQVALVRDIATGWYVKPGRRDEFKQLIERDGRVVGFESEIHRYKTRERIWVRENAHGVREADGRLRYYEGTVEDITDVVLTRQALGQAESRLRELVSLVPGVLYRLVLLPDGGRRFTFVSEQMRDLYGVSAAEVLRKPDVLSACIHPADRDAVAAEVARVGAHGGELDLEFRIRTADTGRERWVRWHGSAADRTADGLMVRAGVVTDITARKLAQLALQRHNELWLGALQASGDGVWDWRVQDGVEILSPQCKALFGFEPHELPDTPDALDDRTHPDDRPQMGADREAHFHGRTARYVNEHRVRCKDGSWKWILSRGLVIERDAQGRPLRMIGTHTDVTAAKQAAGLRVERDNAAAADRAKSQFLSRVSHELRTPLNAVLGFAQLLEMDPGGHGERQRGWVQQVLVSGRHLQALLEDVLDLSSLQSGRLAMVVEPVPLAAVVDEAWTMLAAAAIGSPATALRFEDRVAGSGCHVLADRKRLKQIVGNLLSNAVKYNRPGGWVRVSVVPVPDTARAAGTAACWELQVADSGRGLDEGQRARLFNPFDRLGAERGSVPGTGLGLALTRQLVEALDGEILLDSTPGEGSTFRVRLPAADSRPRS, from the coding sequence ATGGACCGGCAAGACCCCGGCGACGTCGACGACAGCTGGTCCTCGCTGTTCGAGTTCCTGCCCATCGGGGCCTACCGCAGCACGCCCGACGGCCGCCAGCTGCGCGCCAACCCGGCGCTGGTGCGGCTCAACGGCTTCGAGTCCGAGGCCGAACAGGTGGCGTTGGTGCGCGACATCGCCACCGGGTGGTACGTCAAGCCTGGCCGTCGCGACGAGTTCAAGCAGCTGATCGAGCGCGACGGCCGTGTCGTCGGCTTCGAGTCCGAGATCCACCGCTACAAGACGCGGGAACGCATCTGGGTGCGCGAGAACGCCCACGGCGTGCGCGAAGCCGACGGACGCTTGCGCTACTACGAAGGCACGGTGGAGGACATCACCGACGTCGTGCTCACGCGCCAGGCACTCGGCCAGGCCGAGTCGCGGCTGCGCGAGCTGGTGTCGCTGGTGCCCGGCGTGCTGTACCGGCTGGTGTTGCTGCCCGACGGCGGCCGCCGCTTCACCTTCGTCAGCGAGCAGATGCGCGATCTTTACGGCGTCAGCGCGGCCGAGGTGTTGCGCAAGCCCGATGTGCTCAGTGCCTGCATCCACCCGGCCGACCGCGACGCCGTTGCCGCCGAGGTTGCCCGTGTCGGCGCGCACGGGGGCGAGCTCGACCTGGAGTTCCGCATCCGCACCGCCGACACGGGCCGCGAACGCTGGGTGCGGTGGCACGGCAGCGCCGCCGACCGCACCGCCGACGGCCTGATGGTGCGCGCCGGGGTCGTCACCGACATCACCGCGCGCAAGCTGGCGCAGCTGGCGCTGCAGCGCCACAACGAGCTGTGGCTGGGCGCCCTTCAGGCCAGCGGCGACGGCGTCTGGGACTGGCGTGTGCAGGACGGCGTCGAGATCCTCAGCCCGCAGTGCAAGGCGCTGTTCGGCTTCGAGCCCCATGAGCTGCCCGATACGCCCGACGCCCTGGACGACCGCACCCACCCCGACGACCGGCCGCAGATGGGCGCCGACCGCGAGGCGCACTTCCACGGGCGCACGGCGCGCTACGTCAACGAGCACCGGGTGCGCTGCAAGGACGGCAGCTGGAAGTGGATTCTGTCGCGCGGGCTCGTCATCGAGCGCGACGCCCAGGGCCGGCCGCTGCGCATGATCGGCACCCATACCGACGTGACCGCGGCCAAGCAGGCCGCGGGCCTGCGCGTGGAGCGCGACAACGCTGCCGCGGCCGACCGCGCCAAGAGCCAGTTCCTCAGCCGCGTCAGCCACGAGCTGCGCACGCCGCTGAACGCCGTGCTGGGCTTTGCGCAGCTGCTCGAGATGGACCCTGGCGGCCATGGCGAACGCCAGCGCGGCTGGGTGCAGCAGGTGCTGGTCAGCGGTCGCCACCTGCAGGCTCTGCTCGAAGACGTGCTCGACCTGAGCAGCCTGCAGAGCGGGCGGCTGGCCATGGTGGTGGAGCCGGTGCCGCTGGCGGCCGTGGTGGACGAGGCCTGGACCATGCTCGCCGCGGCCGCCATCGGCAGCCCGGCGACGGCGCTGCGCTTCGAGGACCGCGTGGCCGGCAGCGGCTGCCATGTGCTGGCCGACCGCAAGCGCCTGAAGCAGATCGTCGGCAACCTGCTGTCCAACGCCGTCAAGTACAACCGGCCGGGCGGCTGGGTGCGTGTGAGCGTCGTGCCCGTGCCCGATACCGCCCGCGCGGCCGGCACCGCGGCGTGCTGGGAGCTGCAGGTGGCCGACAGCGGCCGCGGCCTGGACGAGGGCCAGCGCGCGCGCCTGTTCAACCCCTTCGACCGCCTGGGCGCCGAACGCGGCAGTGTGCCGGGCACCGGCCTGGGCCTGGCGCTGACGCGGCAGTTGGTGGAGGCGCTGGACGGCGAGATCCTTCTCGACAGCACGCCCGGCGAGGGCAGCACCTTCCGCGTGCGCCTGCCGGCGGCAGACAGCCGCCCACGCTCCTAG
- a CDS encoding MarC family protein — MDLLKPLIALLAIVNPIGVVPFFIHFTQSFDRAQRVRTIRIASLTVFVVIAVSALAGLQVIEFFGISLASFQVGGGCLLLISSLAMLNAQPAESKPTDERDGQEKLDAGASIAVVPLAIPLLTGPATISTVVIYAEKTRFVWQLGVLVAYGAAIALITWIVFSASGRIARVLGRTGINVMTRLMGLILAAMAVELLADGLTKLFPVLGSHVGR, encoded by the coding sequence ATGGATCTTCTCAAGCCCTTGATCGCGCTGCTGGCCATCGTCAACCCGATCGGCGTGGTCCCGTTCTTCATCCATTTCACGCAGAGCTTCGACCGCGCGCAGCGCGTGCGCACCATCCGCATCGCGTCTCTCACGGTCTTCGTGGTCATCGCCGTCAGCGCGTTGGCGGGGCTCCAGGTGATCGAGTTCTTCGGCATCAGCCTGGCGTCGTTCCAGGTGGGCGGCGGCTGCCTGCTGCTCATCAGTTCGCTGGCCATGCTCAACGCGCAGCCGGCCGAGAGCAAGCCCACCGACGAGCGCGACGGCCAGGAGAAGCTTGATGCCGGGGCCAGCATTGCGGTGGTGCCGCTGGCCATCCCCCTGCTCACCGGGCCGGCCACGATCTCTACCGTCGTCATCTACGCCGAAAAGACCCGTTTCGTCTGGCAACTGGGTGTTCTGGTGGCTTACGGCGCAGCCATCGCGCTGATCACCTGGATCGTGTTCTCGGCCTCTGGCCGCATCGCCCGCGTGCTGGGCCGCACTGGCATCAACGTGATGACGCGGCTGATGGGACTGATCTTGGCGGCCATGGCGGTCGAACTGCTGGCCGACGGTCTGACCAAGTTGTTTCCCGTGCTGGGGAGCCACGTCGGGCGCTGA
- a CDS encoding RNA-binding protein, with product MGNKLYVGNLAYSVRDDSLMQAFSSFGSVTSAKVMMDRETGRSKGFGFVEMGSDAEAQAAINGMNGQALEGRAVVVNEARPREERPGGFGGGGGGRGGYGGGGGGYGGGGGGGGYGGGGGTGGGGGGGRSPYGGGGGGRSPYGGGNRGSGGSGGGGGGYGGGGGGNRGGY from the coding sequence GTGGGAAACAAACTTTACGTCGGCAACCTGGCCTATTCGGTCCGCGATGACTCGTTGATGCAGGCTTTCTCTTCGTTCGGCAGCGTGACGTCGGCGAAGGTGATGATGGACCGCGAAACTGGCCGCTCCAAGGGCTTCGGCTTCGTCGAGATGGGCAGCGATGCCGAGGCGCAGGCCGCCATCAACGGCATGAACGGTCAGGCGCTCGAAGGGCGCGCGGTCGTCGTCAACGAAGCCCGTCCGCGCGAAGAGCGTCCGGGCGGCTTTGGCGGTGGCGGTGGCGGCCGTGGTGGCTACGGCGGTGGCGGTGGCGGCTACGGCGGTGGTGGTGGCGGTGGTGGCTACGGCGGCGGTGGTGGCACCGGTGGCGGTGGCGGCGGTGGCCGCAGCCCCTACGGCGGTGGCGGTGGCGGTCGCAGCCCCTACGGTGGCGGCAACCGCGGCAGTGGCGGCAGTGGCGGTGGTGGCGGCGGCTACGGTGGTGGCGGCGGCGGCAACCGCGGCGGTTACTGA
- a CDS encoding transcriptional regulator — MKKHSKTLLVIITEGVLEKPLVRDLRERGAQGWTVTEVHGANLEGVREGHWEADRTIEMKVICDEAVADAIAEHVLATYAPHYSVALWFAAVQVLRPERY; from the coding sequence ATGAAGAAGCACAGCAAGACGCTGCTCGTCATCATCACCGAGGGCGTGCTGGAGAAGCCGCTGGTGCGTGACCTGCGCGAACGTGGCGCCCAGGGCTGGACCGTCACCGAGGTGCACGGCGCCAACCTGGAAGGCGTGCGCGAGGGTCACTGGGAGGCCGACCGGACGATCGAGATGAAGGTCATCTGCGATGAGGCCGTGGCCGACGCCATTGCCGAACACGTGCTGGCCACCTACGCCCCGCACTACAGCGTGGCGCTGTGGTTTGCCGCCGTGCAGGTGCTGCGGCCGGAACGCTACTGA
- a CDS encoding sodium-dependent bicarbonate transport family permease codes for MIDVVVYFFLLGVIARVVKSDLRLPEALYETLSIYLLLAIGLKGGIELSKQPLAALAPQVLACMALGFVIPFVMYPLARALRLSGVDAAALVAHYGSVSVVTFAVATAALAREGMAYESHAALWVAVMEAPGLVAGILLARWSLRDAGQGRRTDWGSLAHDVLFGKSVLLLMGGLIIGAVAGEAGTAPIKAVFIDPFKGVLALFLLELGLVAGGRLAEVRRFGPAVLVIGLAAPPLLALAGAATGWALGLSTGGVALLATLAASASYIAAPTAMRIAVPQANAALSITAALGITFPFNIVIGIPMYIELARWLERIGA; via the coding sequence ATGATCGACGTCGTTGTCTACTTCTTCCTGCTGGGTGTGATCGCGCGCGTGGTCAAGAGCGACCTGCGGCTGCCCGAGGCGCTGTACGAGACGCTGTCGATCTATCTGCTGCTGGCTATCGGCCTGAAGGGCGGCATCGAGCTCAGCAAACAGCCGCTGGCGGCGCTGGCGCCACAGGTGCTGGCCTGCATGGCGCTGGGTTTCGTGATCCCGTTTGTGATGTATCCGCTGGCCCGCGCGCTGCGCCTGAGCGGTGTCGACGCCGCAGCGCTGGTGGCGCACTACGGATCGGTCAGCGTGGTCACCTTCGCGGTGGCCACGGCGGCGCTCGCGCGCGAGGGCATGGCCTACGAGAGCCACGCCGCGCTCTGGGTGGCGGTGATGGAAGCGCCGGGCCTGGTGGCGGGCATCCTGCTGGCGCGCTGGTCCTTGCGCGACGCGGGTCAGGGCCGGCGCACCGACTGGGGCAGCCTCGCGCACGACGTGCTGTTCGGCAAGAGCGTGCTCCTGCTGATGGGCGGCCTGATCATCGGCGCGGTGGCCGGCGAGGCCGGCACGGCGCCCATCAAGGCGGTGTTCATCGACCCGTTCAAGGGCGTGCTGGCGCTGTTCCTGCTCGAGCTGGGCCTGGTGGCCGGCGGGCGGCTGGCGGAGGTCCGGCGCTTCGGCCCCGCGGTGCTGGTGATCGGCCTGGCCGCGCCGCCGCTGCTGGCGCTGGCCGGTGCCGCCACGGGCTGGGCGCTGGGGCTGAGCACCGGCGGCGTGGCGCTGCTGGCCACGCTGGCGGCCAGCGCCAGCTACATCGCGGCGCCCACGGCCATGCGCATCGCCGTGCCGCAGGCCAACGCGGCGCTGTCGATCACCGCGGCGCTGGGCATCACCTTCCCGTTCAACATCGTCATCGGCATCCCGATGTACATCGAACTCGCGCGCTGGCTCGAAAGGATCGGGGCATGA
- a CDS encoding SDR family oxidoreductase, whose amino-acid sequence MSAPLAFITGASSGIGQALAARYAQAGWRLALVARRAEALQAWVRAQGLGPDRVGIYPADVADTDAIVAAGRRCIAEQGLPDLVLASAGISVGMDTAERVDLDEMRSLFAVNNVGLAATFHPFVAAMRARGSGTLVGVASVAAIRGLPGHGAYCASKAGVVAYCESLRVECRGSGVRVVTLLPGYVATPLTAGNPYSMPFLMAPEAFAERAFDAIAAGRSYRVIPWPMGVLAKALRLLPNAWYDRLLAGRGRKPRRG is encoded by the coding sequence GTGAGCGCGCCGCTGGCCTTCATCACCGGCGCTTCCAGCGGCATCGGCCAGGCGCTGGCCGCGCGCTATGCGCAGGCCGGCTGGCGGCTGGCGCTGGTGGCGCGCCGGGCCGAGGCGCTGCAGGCCTGGGTCCGCGCCCAGGGCCTGGGGCCCGATCGTGTGGGCATCTACCCGGCCGACGTGGCCGACACCGACGCCATCGTCGCCGCCGGCCGGCGCTGCATCGCCGAGCAGGGCCTGCCCGACCTGGTGCTGGCCTCGGCCGGCATCAGCGTGGGCATGGACACCGCTGAGCGTGTCGACCTCGACGAGATGCGCAGCCTTTTCGCCGTCAACAACGTGGGCCTGGCGGCCACCTTCCACCCCTTCGTGGCGGCCATGCGCGCGCGCGGCTCGGGCACGCTGGTGGGCGTGGCCAGCGTCGCCGCCATCCGCGGCCTGCCGGGGCATGGCGCCTACTGCGCCAGCAAAGCCGGCGTCGTGGCCTACTGCGAGAGCCTGCGCGTGGAGTGCCGCGGCAGCGGCGTGCGCGTGGTGACGCTGCTGCCCGGCTACGTGGCCACGCCGCTGACGGCGGGCAACCCCTATTCGATGCCTTTCCTGATGGCGCCCGAGGCCTTCGCCGAGCGTGCCTTCGACGCCATCGCCGCCGGCCGCAGCTACCGCGTTATCCCCTGGCCCATGGGCGTGTTGGCCAAGGCCTTGCGCCTGCTGCCCAACGCCTGGTACGACCGGCTGCTCGCCGGCCGCGGCCGCAAACCCCGCCGCGGCTGA
- the lptC gene encoding LPS export ABC transporter periplasmic protein LptC yields MKPLELPLPDLPEVSLRLGPAPAGPGEPDPAATPRRAMPWHLRLREALAAYLPILLMAALAMATWWLVRNSPRPPAEAAPRGVSADPDYTMKAFALERYAPDGRLLLRIEGAQLRHYPATDRIEIDGAQIQSWSPQGRLTRASAARAIGAGDGSELQLLGGAEVVGEDAAGLPLQMKSEYLHVFFTDERVETDQPVSLRVGADEWRAAGLVYRHGPQRLELQGPLRVTLTPQAGR; encoded by the coding sequence ATGAAACCCCTCGAGCTGCCGCTGCCCGACCTGCCGGAGGTCTCGCTGCGCCTGGGTCCGGCGCCCGCCGGGCCTGGCGAGCCGGACCCGGCCGCCACGCCGCGCCGCGCCATGCCCTGGCACCTGCGCCTGCGCGAGGCGCTGGCCGCCTACCTGCCCATCCTGCTGATGGCCGCGCTGGCGATGGCCACCTGGTGGCTGGTGAGGAACTCGCCGCGCCCCCCGGCCGAGGCCGCGCCGCGCGGCGTCTCGGCCGACCCCGACTACACGATGAAGGCTTTCGCGCTGGAGCGCTACGCGCCCGACGGGCGGCTGCTGCTGCGCATCGAGGGCGCGCAGCTGCGCCACTACCCCGCCACCGACCGCATCGAGATCGACGGCGCGCAGATCCAGTCCTGGTCGCCCCAGGGCCGGCTCACGCGCGCGAGCGCCGCCCGCGCCATCGGCGCCGGCGACGGCAGCGAGCTGCAGCTGCTGGGGGGTGCCGAGGTGGTGGGTGAAGACGCCGCCGGCCTGCCGCTGCAGATGAAGAGCGAGTACCTGCACGTGTTCTTCACCGACGAGCGCGTCGAGACCGACCAGCCGGTGAGCCTGCGGGTCGGCGCCGACGAGTGGCGTGCCGCCGGCCTGGTCTACCGCCACGGCCCGCAGCGGCTCGAGCTGCAGGGGCCGCTGCGGGTGACGCTGACACCGCAGGCCGGCCGGTGA
- a CDS encoding HAD hydrolase family protein, translated as MNLPAAPFAPETLLRAQGKGLGVRAAIFDVDGVLTDGSLYIGEHGEVFKAFHALDGHGLKLLKKGGIEPIVITGRDSPAVRRRLADLGVTEALFGVADKLAAAETLLTRRGLAWAELAAIGDDWPDLPLLQRAAFACAPPNAHAEVRAVVHHVTAAPGGHGAAREFCDLLLMAAGRYAALLVQERRTLDAR; from the coding sequence ATGAACCTCCCCGCAGCGCCTTTTGCGCCCGAGACCCTGCTGCGGGCCCAGGGCAAGGGACTGGGCGTGCGCGCGGCGATTTTCGACGTCGACGGCGTGCTCACCGACGGCAGCCTCTACATCGGCGAGCACGGCGAGGTCTTCAAGGCCTTCCATGCACTGGACGGCCACGGCCTGAAACTGCTCAAGAAGGGCGGCATCGAGCCCATCGTCATCACCGGCCGCGATTCGCCCGCGGTGCGCCGCCGCCTGGCCGACCTGGGCGTCACCGAGGCCCTGTTCGGCGTGGCCGACAAGCTCGCCGCCGCCGAGACGCTGCTCACGCGGCGCGGCCTGGCCTGGGCCGAACTCGCCGCCATCGGCGACGACTGGCCCGACCTGCCGCTGCTGCAGCGCGCGGCCTTTGCCTGCGCGCCGCCGAACGCCCATGCCGAGGTGCGTGCGGTGGTGCACCATGTCACGGCCGCACCGGGTGGCCATGGGGCGGCGCGCGAGTTCTGCGACCTGCTGCTGATGGCCGCCGGCCGCTACGCCGCGCTGCTGGTGCAGGAGCGCCGCACGCTCGACGCCCGGTGA
- a CDS encoding KpsF/GutQ family sugar-phosphate isomerase gives MAARTVEIETRALQGLAASLQGVAGPAFVAAVAAMRNCPGHVIVMGMGKSGHVGRKIAATLASTGTPAFFVHPAEAGHGDLGMVRPADVVLAISNSGEVDELAAILPALRRLGVVLVAMTGRPASTLARHADIVISSAVAEEACPLNLAPTASTTAQMALGDALAVALLDARGFREADFARSHPGGALGRKLLLHVKDLMRHGDAVPRVAPEAAMPALLREMTGKGLGFAAVVAADGRPQGIFTDGDLRRLIEAGRDDLRTLNAAQVMHRAPRLVRDEALAADAAGVMEQHRVTSVLVVDGDGVLVGALNTNDLMRAKVI, from the coding sequence ATGGCGGCGCGCACGGTCGAGATCGAGACGCGTGCGCTGCAGGGCCTGGCGGCGTCGCTGCAGGGTGTGGCAGGCCCGGCCTTCGTGGCCGCCGTGGCGGCCATGCGCAACTGCCCCGGCCACGTCATCGTCATGGGCATGGGCAAGAGCGGCCATGTCGGCCGCAAGATCGCCGCCACGCTGGCCAGCACCGGCACACCGGCCTTCTTCGTGCATCCGGCCGAGGCCGGCCACGGCGACCTGGGCATGGTGCGCCCGGCCGACGTGGTGCTGGCCATCAGCAACAGCGGCGAGGTCGACGAGCTCGCGGCCATCCTGCCGGCGCTGCGCCGCCTGGGCGTGGTGCTGGTGGCCATGACGGGGCGGCCCGCGTCGACGCTGGCCCGCCACGCCGACATCGTGATCTCAAGCGCCGTGGCCGAGGAGGCCTGCCCGCTGAACCTGGCGCCCACCGCCAGCACCACCGCACAGATGGCGCTGGGCGACGCGCTGGCGGTGGCGCTGCTCGACGCGCGCGGCTTTCGCGAGGCCGACTTCGCGCGCTCGCACCCCGGCGGCGCGCTCGGCCGCAAGCTGCTGCTGCACGTGAAGGACCTGATGCGCCACGGGGACGCCGTGCCGCGCGTGGCCCCCGAGGCCGCGATGCCCGCGCTGCTGCGCGAGATGACCGGCAAGGGCCTGGGCTTCGCCGCCGTGGTGGCCGCCGACGGCCGGCCGCAGGGCATCTTCACCGACGGTGACCTGCGCCGCCTGATCGAAGCCGGCCGGGACGACCTGCGCACGCTGAACGCCGCCCAGGTGATGCACCGCGCGCCGCGCCTGGTGCGCGACGAGGCACTGGCCGCCGACGCCGCGGGCGTGATGGAGCAGCACCGTGTGACCAGCGTGCTGGTGGTCGACGGCGACGGTGTCCTCGTCGGCGCGCTGAACACCAACGACCTGATGCGCGCGAAGGTGATATGA